From one Humulus lupulus chromosome 8, drHumLupu1.1, whole genome shotgun sequence genomic stretch:
- the LOC133797647 gene encoding methionine aminopeptidase 1A produces the protein MAELSSLSCVQCGKPAHLQCPKCVELKLPRDGASFCTQDCFKASWSSHKSVHLKAKLSSLGAGATGDQKSGAANEGWLYCLKKGQARTPKLPYFDWTGTLRPYPISSKRIVPTQIDVPDWASDGIPKIEPNSDLQHVVEIKTPDQIKRMRETCRIAREVLDAAARVIQPGITTDEIDRVVHDATIAAGGYPSPLNYHFFPKSCCTSVNEVICHGIPDARKLEDGDIVNVDVTVYYNGVHGDLNETFFVGNVDEESKKLVQVTYECLEKAISIVKPGVRFREVGEVINRHASMSGFSVVKSYCGHGIGDLFHCAPNIPHYARNKAVGVMKAGQTFTIEPMINAGIWRDRMWPDGWTAVTADGKRSAQFEHTLLVTETGVEVLTARLPSSPNVYPWLNA, from the exons ATGGCTGAACTATCTTCTTTGTCATGTGTTCAGTGTGGCAAACCTGCCCACCTTCA ATGTCCTAAATGCGTGGAATTGAAGCTTCCTCGTGATGGTGCTTCTTTTTG TACTCAAGATTGTTTCAAAGCTTCTTGGAGCTCTCATAAATCAGTGCATTTGAAGGCGAAGCTATCCTCGTTAGGGGCTGGTGCAACTGGTGATCAAAAGTCTGGTGCAGCTAATGAAGGTTGGCTATATTGCTTAAAGAAAGGACAAGCTCGAACTCCAAAACTTCCCTATTTTGATTGGACAGG GACTCTAAGGCCATATCCTATATCTAGTAAGCGAATTGTACCTACACAAATCGATGTACCTGATTGGGCAAGTGAT GGAATTCCAAAAATTGAGCCCAACAGTGATCTGCAGCATGTTGTTGAG ATCAAAACTCCAGATCAAATTAAGAGAATGCGAGAAACATGTCGA ATTGCAAGGGAGGTTTTGGACGCAGCTGCCCGAGTAATACAACCTGGTATCACCACTGATGAAATTGACAGAGTGGTCCACGATGCAACTATTGCTGCTG GAGGATATCCATCTCCGCTCAATTATCATTTCTTCCCAAAGTCTTGCTGCAC GTCAGTTAATGAAGTAATTTGCCACGGAATTCCAGATGCCAG GAAATTGGAGGATGGTGATATTGTGAATGTGGATGTGACAGTGTACTATAATGGGGTTCACG GTGATCTAAATGAAACCTTCTTTGTGGGAAATGTTGATGAGGAGTCTAAAAAACTAGTCCAGGTCACATATGAGTGCTTGGAAAAAGCCATATCTATTG TTAAACCTGGAGTGAGATTTCGCGAAGTAGGTGAAGTCATCAATCGCCATGCTTCTATGTCAGGGTTCTCTGTG GTGAAGTCATATTGTGGTCATGGCATTGGAGATCTCTTTCATTGTGCGCCAAATATTCCTCATTATGCTA GAAATAAAGCAGTTGGTGTTATGAAGGCAGGACAGACATTTACAATTGAACCAATGATCAATGCAG GAATTTGGCGTGATCGGATGTGGCCTGATGGGTGGACTGCAGTTACAGCCGATGGTAAACGTAGCGCTCAATTTGAACACACTCTTTTG GTTACCGAGACAGGAGTAGAGGTTCTCACAGCGCGGTTGCCTTCCTCCCCGAATGTGTACCCTTGGCTAAATGCATAG